The proteins below come from a single Portunus trituberculatus isolate SZX2019 chromosome 2, ASM1759143v1, whole genome shotgun sequence genomic window:
- the LOC123503679 gene encoding golgin subfamily A member 6-like protein 2, with translation MLLHAQIVIVTAIVTEGARLPPSVYDYYDYLDIPRSASPKLPRRPQNPPKLPHFQPKLPQNPPNPRPFKPSQRYEPNPVQLKPKVSQRQYLKPISPAQSKFKPIYGTEEAYRPNLAQNQQIPAQSSLFLAQKSYKVRERGDAPEIQSNPDLQERFERDRVQSYHDYENREEIRPNPDLQERFERERIQSHPDFRNIEEIRSNPDLQERFERERIQSHPDFRNIEEIRPNPDLQERFERERIQSYPDFRNIEEIRPNPDLQERFERERIQSYPDYENREEIRHNPDLQERERYETRQIQPYPDSERETVRVNPDFEEQERFERERIQNYPNFYEQQYEEETRGRYEEEEEEEEEEILPAEDIVRKREVLHYGGGGGRGGGGHLDANGQEFVREAAKVEGGKEGDGRLAFQIHGQHGPHSYRFGYDTGKGYNRQFRYEERGADGTVHGRYGFYDKDGKLQVVNYSAHPKHGFSADVPHS, from the exons ATGTTACTACACGCCCAAATAGTCATAGTCACAGCAATAGTCACGGAGGGAGCCAGACTACCCCCCTCAGTGtacgactactacgactatttaGACATTCCACGGTCAGCCAGCCCAAAGCTACCAAGACGACCACAAAACCCGCCCAAGCTGCCACATTTCCAGCCCAAACTGCCACAAAACCCGCCCAATCCCCGCCCATTTAAGCCAAGCCAGCGTTATGAGCCAAACCCAGTCCAGCTTAAGCCTAAAGTGAGTCAGAGGCAGTATTTGAAGCCTATAAGCCCAGCCCAGAGCAAGTTTAAGCCTATTTATGGGACAGAAGAAGCTTATCGGCCAAATCTAGCCCAAAATCAACAAATTCCAGCCCAATCGTCACTGTTCCTAGCCCAAAAGTCttataaagtgagagagagaggtgacgcgCCAGAAATTCAATCTAATCCGGATTTACAAGAACGGTTCGAGAGGGATAGGGTTCAAAGTTACCATGATTatgaaaacagagaggaaattcGACCTAATCCGGATTTACAAGAACGATTTGAGCGGGAGAGGATTCAAAGTCACCCGGATTTCAGAAACATAGAGGAAATCCGATCTAATCCGGATTTACAAGAACggtttgagagggagaggattcaAAGTCACCCGGATTTCAGAAACATAGAGGAAATCAGACCTAATCCGGATTTACAAGAACGGTTTGAGCGGGAGAGGATTCAAAGTTACCCGGATTTCAGAAACATAGAGGAAATCCGACCTAATCCGGATTTACAAGAACGGTTTGAGCGGGAGAGGATTCAAAGTTACCCGGATTatgaaaacagagaggaaattcGACATAATCCGGATTTACAAGAACGAGAGAGATACGAGACCCGCCAAATTCAACCGTACCCGGATTCTGAGAGGGAGACCGTTCGTGTGAATCCGGATTTTGAAGAACAGGAGAGATTTGAGAGGGAAAGAATCCAAAATTATCCGAATTTTTACGAACAACAATACGaggaagagacgagaggaagatatgaagaggaggaagaggaggaggaagaggagatactgCCAGCGGAAGACAtagtgaggaagagggaagtccttcactatggaggaggaggaggaagaggaggaggaggtcatttaGATGCTAATGGTCAagag TTCGTGAGAGAAGCCGCCAAagttgaaggagggaaggagggcgaCGGAAGATTGGCTTTCCAAATACACGGTCAACACGGCCCCCATTCATACAGATTCGGTTATGACACTGGCAAagg GTACAACAGACAGTTCCGGTACGAGGAGAGGGGCGCAGACGGTACGGTACATGGCCGGTACGGTTTCTATGACAAGGATGGAAAGTTGCAGGTTGTCAATTACTCTGCTCATCCAAAACACGGGTTCTCAGCTGATGTCCCGCACTCttag